The Medicago truncatula cultivar Jemalong A17 chromosome 4, MtrunA17r5.0-ANR, whole genome shotgun sequence genome includes a region encoding these proteins:
- the LOC25491630 gene encoding probable pectinesterase/pectinesterase inhibitor 36 produces MTTYATILFLFFAMSTTTSFCLQEMEVLQMAKTQVSQAINWVDNSMKLHGLESMSISLNQTSVLALRDCAKLYEESEFMLNNMMVEKSSYTKEDAIIWVSAMMTNHKTCLDGLEEKGYVQANQVLDRNLTSLLGQTLVLYSNNKIKVKEQPQRSTILEENDGLLDSWSLANHRADFTVAQDGSGSHRTIKEAVDALASMGHNRPSRAVIHVKAGVYHEKVEIEKKLHNVMFVGDGIDKTIVTGNRNVVHGSTTLNSASFDVSGDGFWARDMTFENTAGPENHQAVALKVSSDLSVFYRCSFKAYQDTLYVHSNRQFYRDCHIYGTIDFIFGDAAVVLQNCDIFIRKPMSHQSNFITAQGRDDPNKPTGISIQNCRVRPDSDFSMVKDSIKSFLGRPWKKYSRTVFIKSDLDGLIHPKGWGEWEGNFALSTLYYGEYMNTGNGASTQNRVNWPGFHVLKSSDEASQFTVSRFLQGEHWISASGVPVWSGI; encoded by the exons ATGACAACTTATGCCACCATATTGTTCCTCTTCTTTGCCATGTCCACAACCACATCCTTTTGCCTCCAAGAAATGGAGGTACTCCAAATGGCTAAAACACAAGTTTCACAAGCCATTAATTGGGTTGATAACTCTATGAAATTGCATGGCTTGGAAAGCATGAGCATCTCATTAAATCAAACAAGTGTTTTGGCTCTAAGAGATTGTGCTAAACTCTATGAGGAGAGTGAGTTTATGCTCAATAACATGATGGTTGAAAAGAGTAGTTACACTAAAGAAGATGCTATTATATGGGTAAGTGCAATGATGACAAACCATAAGACATGTTTGGATGGATTGGAGGAAAAAGGGTATGTTCAAGCAAACCAAGTTTTGGATAGAAACTTGACAAGTTTGCTAGGCCAAACACTTGTTTtgtattcaaataacaaaattaaagtcAAAG AACAACCTCAAAGAAGTACAATATTAGAAGAAAACGATGGACTACTAGATTCATGGAGTCTAGCAAACCATAGAGCAGACTTCACAGTGGCACAAGATGGTTCAGGAAGTCATAGAACAATCAAAGAAGCAGTGGATGCACTTGCTTCAATGGGACATAATCGTCCTTCAAGAGCAGTTATTCATGTAAAAGCAGGAGTGTACCATGAAAAAGTGGAGATTGAAAAGAAGTTGCATAATGTTATGTTTGTTGGAGATGGCATTGACAAAACTATTGTCACTGGAAATAGGAATGTTGTTCATGGTTCTACCACTCTTAACTCTGCCTCATTTG ATGTATCAGGGGATGGATTTTGGGCAAGAGACATGACATTTGAGAACACAGCAGGACCAGAAAATCACCAAGCAGTAGCACTCAAGGTAAGTTCAGACTTATCAGTCTTCTACAGATGCAGCTTCAAAGCCTACCAAGACACACTTTACGTCCACTCGAACCGACAATTCTACCGCGACTGTCACATATACGGAACAATCGATTTCATCTTCGGCGACGCAGCCGTCGTGTTACAAAACTGCGACATTTTCATTAGGAAACCAATGAGTCACCAATCAAATTTCATCACAGCACAAGGAAGAGACGATCCTAACAAACCAACCGGAATATCGATACAAAATTGTAGGGTTAGACCAGATTCTGACTTTTCTATGGTAAAGGATTCTATAAAGAGCTTTTTAGGTAGGCCTTGGAAAAAATATTCAAGGACAGTGTTTATTAAAAGTGATTTAGATGGTTTGATTCATCCTAAAGGTTGGGGTGAATGGGAGGGTAATTTTGCACTTTCAACTTTATACTATGGTGAGTATATGAATACTGGAAATGGTGCATCTACACAAAATAGGGTTAATTGGCCAGGTTTTCATGTGTTGAAGAGTTCTGATGAGGCTTCACAGTTTACAGTGAGTAGATTTTTGCAAGGTGAACATTGGATTTCAGCTTCAGGGGTGCCAGTTTGGAGTGGAATTTAA